A single genomic interval of Rhodothermales bacterium harbors:
- the rodA gene encoding rod shape-determining protein RodA → MRVWNRNIDFGVVLAWFGLVLVGLTAIYSTTHGPASEFLLETVQDNFNRQLMWLGVSIVAGACILLFPVRFYQYGAYPAYGLLVLLLLAALFGGTEINGSRAWLRLGPIQLQVSEFAKVGTVLAVAQLLSSRRRNANSVRYALLSVILILVPAAIIVVQNDMGTALIFVGLIPIMLFWSGLPASTLLLMLAPAVAGYLAIVYMPAAIVFSLLFTVGILWFTRERYLAFLAFVFSGGTVIALTFAMTSLLQPYQVKRLLSFTNPEAAEYRDNVGFHLVQSKAAIGSGGLTGKGFMQGTQTQGAYVPEQSTDFVFSVIGEEFGLLGGIIVLLLFAFLLVRLIVLGVQIKHPFGVMVAAGAVGIYLVHVFINMGMATGILPVIGIPLPFMSYGGSALLANTMMLAIVLNLSIRRDEFSIYGY, encoded by the coding sequence GTGAGGGTCTGGAATCGAAATATCGATTTTGGGGTGGTCCTCGCCTGGTTTGGACTCGTTCTGGTGGGGCTGACGGCGATCTACAGCACGACCCACGGTCCGGCATCCGAGTTCCTTCTTGAGACCGTTCAGGACAACTTCAATCGACAGTTGATGTGGCTCGGGGTGAGCATCGTCGCGGGTGCATGCATCTTGCTGTTTCCGGTACGGTTCTACCAGTATGGTGCATATCCCGCGTACGGCCTTCTTGTGTTGTTGCTGTTAGCAGCTCTCTTCGGTGGCACGGAAATCAATGGATCCAGGGCGTGGCTCCGTCTCGGACCGATCCAGTTACAGGTTTCCGAATTTGCGAAGGTCGGGACCGTCCTTGCTGTGGCGCAGCTCCTGTCGAGTCGGCGGCGAAATGCGAACAGCGTTCGCTACGCGCTGCTGTCCGTCATCCTGATCCTCGTGCCCGCTGCGATCATTGTCGTCCAGAACGATATGGGGACGGCGCTGATTTTTGTCGGGTTAATTCCGATAATGCTCTTCTGGTCCGGCCTCCCGGCAAGCACGTTGCTCTTGATGCTCGCACCTGCTGTTGCCGGTTACCTCGCCATAGTGTATATGCCGGCAGCCATCGTCTTCTCTCTGTTATTCACGGTCGGCATCCTGTGGTTCACACGAGAACGGTATCTCGCGTTTCTCGCTTTCGTGTTCAGTGGCGGGACGGTGATAGCGCTGACGTTCGCGATGACCAGTCTGCTGCAGCCATATCAGGTCAAGCGGCTGCTTTCTTTCACGAACCCGGAAGCCGCAGAGTATCGAGACAATGTGGGTTTCCACCTGGTCCAGTCAAAGGCAGCCATCGGCTCCGGCGGGCTCACCGGGAAGGGTTTCATGCAGGGCACACAGACGCAGGGGGCCTACGTGCCGGAGCAGTCGACGGACTTCGTGTTCAGCGTGATCGGCGAAGAGTTTGGTTTGCTCGGTGGAATCATCGTCTTGCTGCTGTTCGCGTTTCTTCTCGTGCGACTGATCGTGCTGGGAGTTCAGATCAAGCACCCGTTTGGCGTGATGGTAGCAGCGGGTGCGGTAGGTATATATCTCGTACACGTCTTCATCAATATGGGGATGGCGACGGGCATTCTCCCGGTTATCGGAATTCCACTGCCGTTCATGTCGTACGGGGGGTCGGCCCTGCTTGCGAACACGATGATGCTGGCGATCGTGCTGAATCTGTCTATACGGCGCGATGAGTTTTCCATCTACGGATACTAG
- the mrdA gene encoding penicillin-binding protein 2, whose product MFEYKIRLRVFAGVIVAVLLVLALRLVYLQLIDVQTYYDESSNAIRVKRVLPARGVIYDRNGTLMVDNQPSYSVLLTPRYFDVDRGGLLADLLEVPDSVVTARFSEARAWNAFRPSASFQDVPFRIFSRVQENLFRLPGVSFEVSQKRRYLTAARAWHALGFVREINQRELDVMRERGYRQGDVIGRSGIERVYEDRLRGSLGDEFKLVNVMGMEVESYHAGQQDRSPVSGFDLHLTIDHRAQALAESLFVNKRGAAVALDPNSGQVLLFVSKPDIDPDIFSTEMSPEKWETVTSAEGDPLFNRATMSGMPPGSTWKPFMALVGLAEGLITPTTPYTCRGGYRLGRRTFKDHAGHVHGRIQLEEAIEQSCNSYFFNLMMNLDVNSFARWAHVFGFGERINMDISEQNPGLIPDSSYYDRTYPAGWTAGFTINLGIGQGDMLVTPMQLARYVASVANEGTLVSPHFVQMLRHSETGESLLPDVDEPRSIPISQEHFETVKVGMRRVMEEGTGRWFQIPDIASGGKTGTAQAPGDRADHSLFIMFAPFDDPKIAVAVLVENGGFGATQAGPMASLLAEMYLTGDISPRRRYLLNHMLTLESEPIAKETAP is encoded by the coding sequence ATGTTTGAGTACAAGATTCGATTACGTGTTTTTGCCGGTGTAATCGTCGCTGTGTTGTTGGTCCTGGCACTGAGGCTTGTATACCTGCAACTCATTGACGTACAGACTTACTATGACGAATCTTCTAACGCGATTCGCGTTAAGCGTGTACTTCCGGCCCGGGGAGTGATCTATGACCGGAACGGCACGCTGATGGTGGACAATCAGCCCTCGTACTCTGTTCTCCTGACCCCGCGCTATTTCGATGTGGACCGGGGCGGCCTGCTTGCCGACTTGCTGGAAGTGCCGGACAGTGTGGTGACGGCTCGTTTTTCGGAAGCCCGCGCCTGGAACGCTTTCAGGCCGTCAGCTTCATTCCAGGATGTTCCGTTCAGAATCTTCAGCCGTGTTCAGGAAAACCTGTTCCGACTGCCGGGTGTTTCGTTTGAGGTATCTCAAAAGCGGCGGTATCTGACGGCGGCCCGCGCGTGGCACGCGCTCGGATTCGTGCGCGAGATCAATCAGCGTGAACTTGATGTCATGCGGGAACGCGGCTACCGCCAGGGTGACGTGATCGGACGAAGTGGCATCGAACGTGTGTACGAGGACCGGCTGCGCGGAAGTCTGGGCGACGAGTTCAAACTCGTTAACGTGATGGGGATGGAGGTCGAGTCGTACCACGCGGGGCAGCAGGATCGCAGTCCGGTCAGTGGATTTGATCTTCATCTTACCATCGACCATCGTGCCCAGGCGTTGGCTGAATCTCTGTTCGTGAACAAGCGCGGTGCTGCCGTTGCTCTCGATCCGAACAGCGGACAGGTGTTGCTCTTTGTATCCAAACCTGACATTGATCCGGATATCTTCTCCACCGAAATGTCGCCCGAGAAATGGGAGACGGTGACATCGGCTGAGGGCGATCCGCTGTTCAATCGGGCGACGATGAGCGGAATGCCGCCCGGATCGACATGGAAGCCATTCATGGCTCTTGTCGGCCTGGCTGAGGGGTTGATAACGCCAACGACTCCGTATACATGTCGTGGGGGCTACCGACTGGGGCGTCGCACGTTCAAGGATCATGCGGGCCACGTGCACGGCCGTATTCAGCTGGAGGAGGCCATCGAACAATCGTGCAACAGCTACTTCTTCAACCTGATGATGAACCTTGATGTGAATTCGTTCGCCCGATGGGCACACGTGTTTGGCTTTGGCGAGCGCATCAACATGGACATTTCCGAACAGAATCCGGGATTGATCCCCGACTCTTCCTATTACGATCGGACCTATCCGGCGGGCTGGACGGCCGGCTTCACGATTAACCTCGGGATCGGGCAGGGCGACATGCTGGTTACCCCGATGCAGCTTGCTCGTTACGTCGCTTCCGTTGCCAACGAGGGCACGTTGGTATCGCCGCACTTTGTCCAGATGCTGAGACATTCCGAAACCGGTGAGTCGTTACTGCCGGACGTCGATGAGCCGCGATCCATTCCGATATCGCAGGAGCACTTCGAAACCGTCAAGGTCGGAATGCGCCGCGTGATGGAAGAGGGCACCGGTCGGTGGTTTCAGATTCCGGACATCGCGTCCGGAGGTAAGACGGGTACCGCACAGGCCCCGGGCGATCGTGCTGACCATTCGCTCTTCATCATGTTCGCACCTTTTGACGATCCGAAGATTGCGGTAGCAGTGCTGGTAGAGAACGGCGGATTCGGTGCTACCCAGGCGGGTCCGATGGCCAGTTTACTTGCCGAGATGTACCTGACCGGTGATATCAGTCCACGACGACGATATCTCTTGAACCATATGCTCACACTCGAAAGCGAGCCCATTGCGAAGGAGACCGCGCCGTGA